The Desulfovibrio sp. genome window below encodes:
- a CDS encoding MFS transporter yields MSTAQRRMYLFLLVTTIASQIGMQGWVTLINNFGVEAAGLNAFQMGMVQSVREIPGFLSLLVIYVLLVLTEHRAAALSLLLLGVGVAASGLVPSFWGIVFTTLLMSTGFHYFETLNQSLSLQYFSLEMAPVVLGRLRAASAIANIAVGLLIFFLASSLSYPLLFMIVGGAVALMGLWAVLQDPSDKSLPAQHKKMILRSRYWLFYALTFLSGARRQIFMVFAAFLLVKKFDYTLTAMSALFVANNLVAWVANPIIGRMINRFGERALMSLEYASTILVFSVYAYTDSHILAGAMFIIDNLTFNFSVCIRTYLQKIADKPDIAPSSAVGFTINHIAAVFIPAMGGWLWIVDYRIPFLAGAAMGVMSLALAQFVRTEQAS; encoded by the coding sequence ATGTCCACTGCCCAGCGCCGAATGTACTTATTTCTGCTCGTGACCACCATTGCCTCCCAGATCGGGATGCAGGGTTGGGTCACGCTCATCAACAACTTCGGGGTCGAGGCCGCCGGACTGAACGCGTTTCAGATGGGCATGGTGCAGTCCGTTCGCGAAATCCCTGGGTTTCTCTCGCTTCTTGTCATCTACGTGCTGCTTGTCCTTACAGAACACAGGGCCGCCGCCCTGTCCTTACTGCTGCTTGGCGTGGGCGTGGCTGCTTCCGGACTTGTCCCGAGCTTCTGGGGCATCGTGTTCACCACTCTTCTGATGTCCACGGGGTTCCATTATTTCGAGACCCTGAACCAGTCCTTGTCGCTGCAATACTTCAGCCTGGAAATGGCCCCGGTGGTGCTCGGCAGGCTGCGGGCCGCCTCGGCCATAGCCAACATCGCGGTCGGCCTGCTGATATTTTTTCTGGCTTCCAGCTTAAGCTATCCGTTGCTGTTCATGATCGTGGGGGGCGCTGTGGCCCTGATGGGTCTGTGGGCCGTGCTTCAGGACCCTTCGGACAAGTCACTGCCTGCGCAACACAAGAAGATGATCCTGCGCTCGCGCTACTGGCTCTTCTACGCCCTCACCTTCCTTTCCGGAGCCAGACGCCAGATTTTCATGGTGTTCGCCGCATTTCTGCTGGTGAAGAAGTTCGACTATACCCTTACTGCCATGAGCGCCCTGTTCGTGGCGAACAACCTGGTGGCCTGGGTGGCCAACCCCATCATCGGGCGCATGATCAACCGCTTCGGAGAGCGGGCGCTCATGAGCCTGGAGTACGCCTCCACCATCCTGGTGTTCTCCGTATACGCCTACACCGACTCGCACATCCTGGCCGGTGCCATGTTCATAATCGACAACCTGACCTTCAACTTCTCGGTGTGCATCCGCACCTATCTACAAAAGATAGCGGACAAGCCGGACATCGCCCCGTCCTCGGCCGTGGGCTTCACCATCAACCACATCGCTGCCGTTTTCATCCCGGCCATGGGCGGCTGGCTGTGGATAGTCGACTACCGCATCCCCTTCCTGGCAGGAGCGGCCATGGGGGTCATGTCCTTGGCCTTGGCCCAGTTCGTGCGCACCGAACAGGCGAGCTAG
- a CDS encoding NAD-dependent epimerase/dehydratase family protein, which translates to MKKYDNAILITGGAGFVGSNLAMAYKARYPKQEIIILDNLKRRGSEFNLPRLADAGIKFVHGDIRNPEDLSFESKIDLLLECSAEPSVLAGFGGSPEYLVNTNLVGTINCLEMCRKQRADVVFLSTSRVYAYDPLNAIPITEGATRFVWATEQGPEGFSPQGVDERFPIYGAKSMYGATKLCSEFVLEEYRAMYGLRGVVNRCGVIAGPWQFGKVDQGVFSLWMQAHYFKRKLKYIGFGGLGKQVRDLFHPDDLFDLLELQLADWSKADGGIFNVGGGLEVSLSLLETTMLCEEITGNRIQVDVDPENRPADMAIYITNAKKVRDTFGWEPKRSARTVMEDLYHWVKAHEKELETLAKL; encoded by the coding sequence ATGAAAAAATACGACAACGCGATCCTGATCACCGGCGGAGCCGGGTTTGTGGGCTCCAACTTGGCCATGGCCTACAAGGCCCGCTACCCCAAGCAGGAAATCATCATCCTGGACAACTTGAAGCGCCGGGGTTCCGAATTCAACCTGCCCCGCCTGGCAGACGCGGGCATCAAGTTCGTGCACGGCGACATCCGCAATCCAGAGGACTTGAGCTTCGAGAGCAAAATCGACCTGCTTCTGGAGTGCTCGGCCGAACCCTCCGTGCTGGCCGGATTCGGCGGCAGCCCCGAATACCTAGTGAACACCAACCTGGTGGGCACCATCAACTGCCTGGAGATGTGCCGCAAGCAGCGCGCCGATGTGGTGTTTCTCTCCACCAGCCGCGTCTACGCCTACGATCCCTTGAACGCGATCCCCATCACCGAAGGCGCCACCCGTTTCGTGTGGGCCACCGAGCAGGGTCCCGAAGGCTTTAGTCCCCAGGGCGTTGACGAGCGCTTCCCCATCTACGGGGCCAAGTCCATGTACGGAGCAACCAAGCTCTGCTCGGAGTTCGTGCTGGAGGAATACCGGGCCATGTACGGCTTGCGAGGGGTGGTGAACCGCTGCGGCGTGATCGCCGGGCCCTGGCAGTTCGGCAAGGTGGACCAGGGCGTGTTCTCCCTGTGGATGCAGGCCCACTATTTCAAGCGCAAGCTCAAGTACATCGGGTTCGGCGGCCTGGGCAAACAGGTGCGCGACCTGTTCCATCCCGACGACCTCTTCGACCTCTTGGAACTCCAGCTTGCCGACTGGTCCAAGGCGGACGGGGGCATCTTCAACGTGGGCGGCGGCCTGGAAGTGAGTTTGTCCCTTCTGGAGACCACCATGCTCTGCGAGGAGATCACCGGCAACCGCATCCAGGTGGACGTAGACCCGGAAAACCGCCCGGCGGACATGGCCATCTACATTACCAACGCCAAGAAGGTTCGCGACACCTTTGGCTGGGAACCGAAGCGAAGCGCCAGGACCGTGATGGAAGACCTGTACCACTGGGTGAAGGCCCACGAGAAGGAACTGGAGACCCTGGCGAAATTGTAA